In Persephonella hydrogeniphila, a genomic segment contains:
- a CDS encoding adenylate kinase: MAKTYIFLGPPGAGKGTQAQRLVEEKGFVQISTGDILREAVKKGTELGKKAKEYMEAGKLVPDDIIIGIIKEKLKELEGKDIILDGFPRTIPQAEALDKMLPEVGRKLDGVILFDVPDEEVIKRLSGRRVDPKTGKVYHIIFNPPPPEIEVIQRDDDKEEVIRKRLEVYHSQTAPLIEYYKKQNKLQVIDATRSPDEVYTELLSVLK, encoded by the coding sequence ATGGCGAAAACATATATTTTTTTAGGACCTCCAGGAGCAGGTAAAGGAACTCAGGCACAGAGGCTTGTAGAAGAAAAAGGATTTGTCCAAATATCGACAGGAGATATTCTCAGGGAGGCTGTTAAAAAAGGGACAGAATTAGGGAAAAAGGCCAAGGAGTATATGGAAGCAGGTAAACTAGTTCCTGATGACATTATTATAGGTATTATCAAAGAAAAGCTTAAAGAGCTCGAAGGAAAAGACATAATTTTAGATGGATTTCCCAGAACTATACCTCAGGCTGAAGCCTTGGACAAGATGCTTCCAGAAGTAGGGAGAAAGTTAGACGGTGTTATTCTCTTTGATGTTCCGGATGAGGAAGTTATAAAAAGACTTTCTGGAAGGAGGGTAGATCCTAAAACAGGAAAGGTTTACCATATTATCTTCAATCCGCCGCCTCCAGAAATAGAAGTAATACAGAGAGATGATGATAAAGAAGAAGTGATAAGAAAAAGATTAGAGGTTTACCACTCACAGACAGCTCCACTTATTGAATATTATAAAAAACAGAATAAATTACAGGTCATAGATGCCACCAGATCCCCAGATGAGGTTTACACAGAACTTCTCTCTGTGTTAAAATAA
- the rpmD gene encoding 50S ribosomal protein L30, which produces MKIKVKLVRGLAGKRKDQIQAVKSLGLKKVNDERILEKNPMVLGNIRKAHHLIQVEEVE; this is translated from the coding sequence ATGAAAATAAAAGTTAAACTTGTTAGAGGACTTGCAGGAAAAAGAAAAGATCAGATACAGGCTGTAAAATCCCTCGGTTTAAAAAAGGTTAATGATGAGAGAATACTTGAAAAAAATCCAATGGTTTTAGGAAATATAAGAAAAGCACACCATCTTATTCAAGTGGAGGAAGTAGAGTAA
- the rpsS gene encoding 30S ribosomal protein S19, with product MGYKGKWNERNKNPYVNEKILKKIRKMNETGERKIIKVWDRACTITEEMVGHTIAVYNGMKFIPVYIQPEMVGHKLGEFSLTRTFRGHPDKSAKAVKKK from the coding sequence ATGGGATACAAAGGTAAGTGGAACGAAAGAAATAAAAATCCATACGTAAATGAAAAGATACTCAAAAAAATCAGAAAAATGAATGAAACTGGAGAAAGAAAAATAATAAAAGTGTGGGACAGAGCCTGCACAATAACTGAAGAGATGGTAGGTCATACAATAGCAGTTTATAACGGGATGAAATTTATACCTGTTTATATCCAGCCTGAGATGGTTGGTCACAAGTTAGGAGAATTTTCTCTTACAAGAACATTTAGAGGACACCCAGACAAATCTGCGAAAGCAGTCAAGAAAAAATAA
- the rpsE gene encoding 30S ribosomal protein S5, giving the protein MGAKSIERLIEERQKIQPVNPAELQLEEKVVEIRRTTRVVEGGRRFSFSTLAVVGDRNGHVGFGHGKANEVPPSIAKAIADAKKHLIKVPLIEGTVPHDVIGEYESAVVLLKPARRGTGVVAGGPVRPVLELLGVTDILTKIISRTTNPNNIVRAVFDALLKVRAPEDVAKIRGVDEEKIRKNYKIYASSPIVK; this is encoded by the coding sequence ATGGGAGCAAAAAGTATCGAAAGATTAATAGAAGAGAGACAAAAAATACAACCTGTTAATCCAGCTGAACTGCAGCTTGAAGAGAAGGTTGTTGAGATAAGAAGAACTACAAGGGTTGTTGAAGGTGGGAGGAGATTCTCATTTTCAACACTTGCTGTTGTTGGAGACAGAAACGGCCATGTAGGATTTGGACACGGCAAAGCAAATGAAGTTCCTCCATCTATAGCAAAAGCTATAGCAGATGCCAAAAAACATCTGATAAAAGTTCCTCTTATTGAAGGGACTGTTCCCCATGATGTAATAGGTGAGTATGAGTCTGCTGTTGTTCTTCTTAAGCCTGCAAGAAGAGGTACAGGTGTTGTGGCAGGAGGACCTGTAAGACCTGTTCTTGAGCTTTTAGGTGTAACAGATATACTGACAAAAATAATAAGCAGAACTACAAACCCTAATAATATAGTAAGAGCTGTTTTTGATGCTCTTCTGAAAGTAAGAGCTCCTGAAGATGTGGCTAAGATCAGAGGGGTAGATGAAGAAAAAATCAGAAAGAATTATAAAATCTACGCATCTTCTCCAATAGTTAAGTAG
- the secY gene encoding preprotein translocase subunit SecY — MIEKIKNILEIQDLRKRILYTLIMFAVYRLGTHIPVPGVDAETLSHYFNAAGGALFNIYNLFSGGALGRLSVFALGIMPYISAAIIMQLLTAVIPTLERYQKEEGEYGRWKITQYTRYLTIAIAAFQSFALSTWISNITTETGQHLISISPFVFVFMTTVIITTGVVFLMWIGERITEFGIGNGISMIILASIVAGVPNAIISTYEQLKVGELSVFQVGTAIVIIIVVVAGIIYIQEAERRIPINYARRNIGAIGETATYIPFKLNPAGVIPIIFAVAILMFPATIAQMFVEQSHIARVIADLLSPQSYVYFIIYVVLIIFFSYFYTAILVNPVDIADNLRKSGAFIPGVRAGSQTSEYLNFVLTRIIFVGSIFLAAIAVLPMFLIKWLNVPFYFGGTSALIVVVVALDTLHQIEAHLAMKRYEGFLKRS, encoded by the coding sequence TTGATTGAAAAAATAAAAAATATATTAGAGATACAGGATTTAAGGAAAAGAATCCTGTACACATTAATAATGTTTGCTGTTTACAGACTGGGGACACATATACCTGTCCCCGGTGTTGATGCAGAAACCCTCTCCCATTATTTTAATGCTGCCGGTGGAGCTCTTTTCAATATTTATAATCTTTTTTCAGGTGGAGCTTTAGGAAGGCTCTCTGTTTTTGCCCTTGGTATAATGCCCTATATATCTGCTGCAATAATAATGCAGCTTCTTACTGCAGTAATTCCTACTCTGGAAAGATACCAGAAAGAAGAAGGTGAATACGGAAGATGGAAAATAACCCAGTACACAAGATACCTGACAATAGCAATAGCTGCATTCCAGTCTTTTGCCTTATCAACATGGATTAGCAATATAACAACTGAAACTGGACAGCACCTTATCTCAATCTCTCCCTTTGTTTTTGTTTTTATGACTACAGTTATTATAACGACAGGTGTTGTTTTTCTTATGTGGATTGGAGAGAGAATTACAGAGTTTGGTATAGGAAACGGTATATCAATGATAATTCTTGCAAGTATTGTTGCAGGTGTTCCAAACGCTATAATATCGACATACGAACAGTTAAAAGTCGGAGAACTTTCTGTCTTTCAGGTTGGTACAGCAATAGTAATAATTATAGTTGTTGTGGCAGGTATTATTTACATACAGGAAGCTGAAAGAAGAATTCCTATAAACTATGCAAGGAGAAATATAGGAGCTATCGGGGAAACAGCAACTTATATACCTTTTAAACTCAACCCAGCTGGAGTTATTCCTATTATATTTGCAGTTGCTATTCTTATGTTCCCTGCAACTATAGCCCAGATGTTTGTTGAACAGAGTCATATAGCAAGGGTTATAGCTGATCTATTATCCCCACAAAGTTATGTGTACTTTATTATTTATGTTGTTCTTATTATATTCTTCTCATATTTTTATACAGCAATTCTCGTTAATCCTGTTGATATCGCAGATAATCTAAGAAAAAGTGGGGCATTTATACCGGGAGTAAGAGCAGGCTCACAGACCTCTGAATACCTGAATTTTGTATTAACAAGAATCATATTTGTAGGTTCAATATTCCTTGCTGCAATAGCAGTTCTCCCAATGTTTTTGATAAAGTGGCTAAATGTCCCATTTTACTTTGGAGGAACATCTGCTCTTATCGTTGTAGTAGTTGCACTTGATACACTACATCAGATAGAGGCACATCTTGCCATGAAAAGATATGAAGGATTCCTGAAAAGGAGTTAA
- the rpsQ gene encoding 30S ribosomal protein S17: protein MAVKSGRKEFVGKVVSDKMDKTVVVAVERQLPHPLYGKRIKKTSKFYAHDPENKCKTGDIVRIRESRPISKLKKWVVVEIISQQP, encoded by the coding sequence ATGGCGGTTAAATCAGGAAGAAAGGAGTTTGTAGGGAAGGTTGTTTCAGATAAAATGGATAAAACTGTTGTGGTTGCAGTAGAAAGACAGCTGCCACATCCCCTTTACGGAAAAAGAATTAAAAAAACATCAAAGTTCTATGCCCACGATCCTGAAAATAAATGTAAAACAGGAGATATTGTAAGAATAAGAGAATCAAGACCGATCTCAAAATTAAAAAAATGGGTTGTGGTTGAGATAATCTCACAACAGCCTTGA
- the rplV gene encoding 50S ribosomal protein L22 — MAEATKNLEARAVLRYARTSPTKARQVINQIRGKDVGVALALLHGMNKRAARIVEKLLKSAIANAEMKDMDIDNLYIKEIRAEDGPILKRYMPRAYGRATPKKRRFSHIFITLAERQ; from the coding sequence ATGGCTGAAGCTACAAAAAATCTTGAAGCAAGAGCTGTTTTAAGATATGCGAGAACATCACCTACAAAAGCAAGACAGGTGATAAATCAGATTAGAGGAAAAGATGTAGGGGTTGCCCTTGCACTTCTGCATGGAATGAATAAAAGAGCTGCAAGAATTGTAGAAAAACTGCTTAAAAGTGCTATAGCCAACGCTGAGATGAAAGATATGGATATAGACAATCTATACATTAAAGAGATAAGAGCAGAAGATGGTCCTATACTTAAAAGATACATGCCAAGGGCATACGGAAGAGCCACACCTAAAAAAAGAAGATTTTCTCATATTTTTATAACTTTAGCTGAAAGGCAGTAA
- the rplF gene encoding 50S ribosomal protein L6, translating to MSRIGKKPIDIPNGVQVTVDNNNHVTVKGPKGQLEGDFNPQLNIKVEDNQIKIERPNDSAFMRAIHGTTRALIANMVKGVTEGFTVELEIVGIGYRAAMKGKTLELQLGYSHPVIYEPPEGIQIAVEGNIIKVSGIDKQKVGQVAAEIRDFRKPDPYKGKGIRYKGEVLKLKPGKSVGKK from the coding sequence ATGTCAAGGATTGGTAAAAAACCTATTGATATACCTAATGGAGTACAGGTAACGGTAGATAATAACAACCATGTAACTGTTAAAGGACCTAAGGGACAGCTTGAAGGAGATTTTAACCCCCAGCTGAATATTAAAGTTGAAGATAATCAGATAAAAATTGAAAGACCTAATGATTCAGCTTTTATGAGAGCAATCCACGGGACAACGAGAGCCTTAATCGCAAATATGGTAAAGGGAGTGACAGAAGGATTCACAGTAGAGTTAGAGATTGTAGGTATTGGATATAGAGCTGCAATGAAAGGGAAAACCCTCGAGCTTCAGCTTGGATATTCCCATCCTGTGATTTATGAGCCTCCAGAAGGAATACAGATTGCAGTAGAAGGAAACATAATAAAGGTTTCTGGAATAGACAAACAGAAAGTAGGGCAGGTTGCAGCAGAGATAAGAGACTTTAGAAAACCTGATCCTTACAAAGGTAAAGGAATAAGGTACAAAGGAGAAGTTCTTAAACTTAAACCGGGTAAATCAGTAGGTAAAAAATAA
- the rplE gene encoding 50S ribosomal protein L5, producing MAVAERYIPRLRKKYEEEVAPKLMERFGYKSPMQIPRIKKIVVNMGVGEAVQDIKQLDRAVEDLMAITGQRPEIRRAKKSEAGFKLRRGLPVGARVTLRKERMWDFLDKLISVALPRVRDFRGLNPNSFDGRGNYAFGIAEQIIFPEIDYDKVDRIRGMDIIIETSAETDEEAKYLLALLGLPIRG from the coding sequence ATGGCAGTTGCAGAGAGATATATACCTAGACTTAGGAAAAAATATGAAGAAGAAGTGGCTCCAAAACTAATGGAAAGATTTGGCTACAAATCTCCTATGCAGATACCAAGAATTAAAAAGATTGTGGTAAATATGGGAGTAGGAGAAGCTGTTCAGGATATTAAACAGCTTGATAGAGCTGTAGAAGATCTTATGGCGATAACAGGTCAGAGACCTGAAATCAGAAGAGCAAAAAAATCAGAAGCTGGATTCAAATTAAGAAGAGGTCTTCCGGTAGGGGCAAGAGTTACGCTGAGAAAGGAAAGAATGTGGGACTTTCTTGATAAACTTATCTCCGTTGCACTCCCAAGGGTTAGAGATTTTAGAGGTTTAAACCCAAATTCTTTTGATGGAAGAGGAAACTATGCATTTGGTATTGCTGAACAGATTATATTCCCTGAAATAGATTATGACAAAGTAGACAGAATAAGAGGGATGGACATAATTATAGAGACGTCAGCTGAAACTGATGAAGAAGCAAAGTACCTTCTTGCTTTACTTGGACTGCCAATAAGAGGATAA
- the rpsC gene encoding 30S ribosomal protein S3: MGQKVHPTGFRLGLTTDWKSKWFADKKRYGKILHEDIKIRKFIEEKYKQAGIADVVIERLGEKIRVKILASKPGIVIGRKGAEVEELNKILLALTDAKEVLVNVDEVKRPELNAKLVAEDIALQLERRVSHRRAMKRAIDNAMKAGAKGIKVQVGGRIGGVDLARKEWFMAGRMPLQTLRAEIDYGTARASTKYGILGIKVWIYKGDKLAEQKEEVLKKIEEELHTV; the protein is encoded by the coding sequence GTGGGTCAGAAAGTACATCCAACAGGATTTAGATTAGGATTAACAACAGACTGGAAATCAAAATGGTTTGCAGATAAGAAAAGATACGGGAAAATACTCCACGAAGACATTAAAATCAGAAAATTTATTGAAGAAAAGTACAAGCAGGCAGGAATAGCTGATGTTGTTATCGAAAGGCTCGGAGAAAAGATCAGAGTAAAAATACTTGCTTCAAAGCCGGGAATTGTTATCGGTAGAAAAGGTGCTGAGGTTGAAGAGCTCAATAAGATACTACTTGCCCTTACAGATGCAAAGGAAGTCCTTGTGAATGTTGATGAAGTAAAAAGACCTGAACTTAACGCAAAGCTTGTTGCTGAAGATATAGCTCTTCAGCTTGAAAGAAGGGTCTCCCATAGAAGAGCAATGAAGAGAGCTATAGACAACGCAATGAAAGCAGGTGCAAAAGGAATAAAAGTTCAGGTTGGTGGAAGAATAGGTGGAGTTGATCTTGCAAGAAAGGAATGGTTTATGGCAGGCAGAATGCCTCTCCAGACATTAAGGGCTGAGATAGATTACGGAACAGCAAGAGCTTCTACAAAATACGGAATTTTAGGGATAAAAGTGTGGATTTATAAGGGAGATAAACTTGCCGAGCAGAAAGAAGAGGTTCTGAAAAAAATAGAAGAAGAACTCCATACAGTTTAA
- the rplX gene encoding 50S ribosomal protein L24, producing MVKTKLKKGDTVIVIAGKEKGKTGKIKQILRSNDPNKVRVVIEGVNIGKKHLKHIEGVQEGGIVEIERPIHISNVMYYDEKSGQRVKIGIRIKEEENKVIKERFNRKTGETIDVIWEKEKK from the coding sequence ATGGTTAAAACAAAATTAAAAAAAGGTGATACTGTTATTGTTATAGCAGGTAAAGAAAAAGGAAAAACCGGAAAAATAAAACAGATCTTAAGAAGCAATGATCCTAATAAAGTTAGAGTCGTTATAGAAGGTGTAAATATAGGTAAAAAGCATCTTAAACATATTGAGGGTGTACAGGAAGGCGGAATTGTAGAAATAGAAAGACCTATCCATATATCCAATGTTATGTATTACGACGAAAAATCAGGTCAAAGGGTTAAAATCGGAATAAGAATAAAAGAAGAAGAGAATAAAGTAATAAAAGAAAGATTTAACAGGAAAACAGGTGAAACTATAGATGTAATATGGGAAAAAGAAAAAAAGTAA
- the rpmC gene encoding 50S ribosomal protein L29, with amino-acid sequence MKAEELRKLTDDELKEKVVELKKKLMNLRFQNAVGGLEKPSEIRQTKRDIARILTILRERELQAQSGGK; translated from the coding sequence ATGAAGGCAGAAGAACTCAGAAAATTAACTGATGATGAACTAAAAGAAAAAGTTGTTGAACTTAAGAAAAAATTAATGAACTTAAGATTTCAGAATGCTGTCGGTGGACTCGAAAAACCATCAGAAATAAGACAGACAAAAAGAGATATAGCAAGAATTTTAACAATCTTAAGAGAAAGAGAGTTACAAGCCCAGAGTGGAGGTAAATAA
- the rplN gene encoding 50S ribosomal protein L14, whose product MIRRGTYLNTADNSGAKKVQCIGIPKKVNFGKQTDFATLGDVITVTVKDAIPNGTAKKGKVYKAVVVRTAKEVGRPDGSYIKFDDNAVVLLNNNLEPLGTRILGPVAREIRAKGFYRIVSLAPEVI is encoded by the coding sequence ATGATAAGAAGAGGAACATACCTGAATACTGCTGATAATTCTGGAGCTAAAAAAGTTCAGTGTATAGGTATACCGAAAAAGGTAAACTTTGGAAAGCAGACGGATTTTGCTACACTGGGAGATGTTATAACTGTAACTGTTAAAGATGCAATACCAAATGGAACAGCAAAAAAAGGAAAGGTTTATAAGGCAGTAGTAGTAAGAACGGCTAAAGAAGTTGGAAGACCGGACGGAAGTTATATAAAGTTTGATGATAATGCTGTTGTTCTCCTTAATAATAACCTTGAGCCTTTAGGGACGCGTATTTTAGGTCCGGTAGCAAGGGAGATCAGAGCAAAAGGATTTTACAGAATAGTTTCTTTGGCACCGGAGGTAATATAA
- the rplB gene encoding 50S ribosomal protein L2, whose product MGVRKLKPVTNGTRHAILYDFSEITKKEPEKSLVEPLVKKAGRNNQGRITVRHKGGGHKRKYRIIDFKRDKWDVPAKVAAIEYDPNRSARIALLHYADGEKRYIIWPEGLKVGDTVVAGPNAEIKVGNALPLENIPVGTFIHNIELTPGKGGQLARAAGMSAQILGRQGDYVQVRLPSGEIRLIHKKCMATVGVVGLAEHELIKLGKAGRARWLGIRPTVRGTAMNPVDHPHGGGEGKTFGKHPVSPWGQPTKGYKTRRGAKYSDKFIIKRRGK is encoded by the coding sequence ATGGGTGTTAGAAAACTAAAACCTGTTACAAACGGAACAAGGCATGCAATACTGTATGACTTTTCTGAGATAACAAAAAAAGAACCAGAGAAATCTCTTGTTGAGCCTCTGGTAAAAAAGGCCGGAAGAAATAATCAAGGAAGGATTACAGTAAGACATAAAGGTGGAGGTCACAAGAGAAAATACAGAATAATAGATTTTAAAAGGGACAAATGGGACGTTCCTGCAAAAGTAGCTGCTATTGAGTATGATCCTAACAGATCTGCAAGAATAGCACTTCTCCATTATGCCGATGGAGAAAAAAGGTACATCATATGGCCTGAAGGACTGAAAGTAGGAGATACAGTAGTGGCAGGTCCCAACGCAGAAATAAAAGTAGGAAATGCTTTGCCACTTGAAAATATTCCTGTAGGTACATTTATACACAATATAGAGCTTACTCCAGGAAAAGGTGGTCAGCTTGCAAGGGCAGCAGGTATGTCAGCCCAGATTCTTGGAAGACAGGGAGATTATGTACAGGTAAGATTACCTTCCGGTGAAATCAGACTTATACACAAAAAATGTATGGCTACAGTTGGTGTTGTAGGTCTCGCAGAGCATGAACTTATAAAGTTAGGTAAAGCCGGAAGAGCAAGATGGCTTGGAATTAGACCTACTGTCAGAGGAACAGCTATGAATCCTGTAGATCACCCCCATGGTGGTGGTGAAGGAAAAACTTTTGGTAAACATCCAGTTTCTCCTTGGGGACAACCAACAAAGGGATACAAAACAAGACGTGGTGCTAAATACTCTGATAAATTCATCATCAAACGTAGAGGTAAATAA
- the rplR gene encoding 50S ribosomal protein L18, with amino-acid sequence MAVKTRRQKRIIRHKRIRKKVFGTADRPRMAFFKSLNNLYVQIIDDEAGKTLVSASTIDKDFVEKYGVRGGKNIEMAKKLGEFIAEKALSKGIENVVFDRGGFIYHGKVKAFAEAAREKGLKF; translated from the coding sequence ATGGCAGTAAAAACCAGAAGACAGAAAAGAATAATAAGACATAAAAGAATAAGAAAAAAAGTTTTTGGTACGGCAGATAGGCCGAGGATGGCATTTTTCAAAAGTCTTAATAACCTTTACGTTCAGATTATAGATGATGAAGCAGGCAAAACACTTGTCAGTGCATCTACAATAGATAAAGATTTTGTTGAAAAGTACGGAGTCAGAGGTGGAAAAAATATAGAGATGGCTAAAAAGTTAGGTGAGTTTATTGCTGAAAAGGCACTTTCAAAAGGAATTGAGAATGTAGTTTTTGACAGAGGTGGTTTTATTTACCACGGAAAGGTTAAAGCATTTGCAGAAGCAGCAAGAGAAAAAGGATTAAAATTTTAG
- the rpsH gene encoding 30S ribosomal protein S8 encodes MIVDPIADMLARINNAIKARKSEVYVPHSKIKERIAEILKREGYIEDYTVSEENKKGYQGTLIIKLKYLGPRNTKPVIQGLKRVSKPGLRKYVDVKNIPYVRKGLGIAILSTNKGIITDAEARKERVGGEVLCYIW; translated from the coding sequence ATGATAGTTGACCCAATTGCAGATATGTTGGCAAGAATAAACAATGCAATAAAAGCAAGAAAAAGTGAAGTTTACGTCCCTCACTCAAAAATTAAAGAAAGAATAGCAGAGATATTAAAAAGAGAAGGATATATAGAAGATTACACAGTTTCAGAAGAAAATAAAAAAGGATATCAAGGAACTTTAATAATCAAACTGAAGTATCTCGGACCAAGGAATACAAAACCTGTTATACAGGGACTGAAGAGGGTTTCTAAACCCGGTTTAAGAAAATATGTAGATGTAAAAAATATTCCCTATGTGAGAAAAGGTCTCGGAATAGCAATTCTTTCAACAAACAAAGGAATAATAACAGATGCAGAAGCAAGAAAGGAAAGGGTAGGCGGAGAAGTTCTCTGCTACATCTGGTAA
- a CDS encoding type Z 30S ribosomal protein S14, which translates to MARKCLIAKSFLKEPKYKTRKHARCPICGRPRGYLRQFNMCRICFRERALRGEIPGVKKASW; encoded by the coding sequence ATGGCACGTAAATGCTTGATAGCAAAATCATTTCTAAAAGAACCTAAATACAAAACAAGAAAACACGCCAGATGCCCTATATGTGGAAGACCAAGAGGATATTTAAGACAGTTTAATATGTGCAGAATATGTTTTAGAGAAAGAGCTCTCAGAGGAGAAATCCCTGGAGTTAAAAAAGCGAGCTGGTAA
- the rplO gene encoding 50S ribosomal protein L15, which produces MKLHQLKPAEGATHKEKRIGRGIGSGYGKTAGRGHKGQKSRRGYGDLPAFFEGGQTPFIMRIPKRGFKNPNKKEYEIVNLKILEERFEANAEITPEILKEKRIIHCTEAVKILGDGELTKPLKVKAHKFSKSAEEKIKAAGGSCEIIE; this is translated from the coding sequence ATAAAACTGCATCAGCTAAAACCTGCAGAAGGAGCTACCCATAAAGAAAAAAGAATAGGGAGAGGAATAGGCTCCGGTTATGGCAAAACTGCAGGTAGAGGACATAAAGGACAGAAATCAAGAAGGGGATACGGAGATCTTCCGGCTTTCTTTGAAGGTGGACAGACACCTTTTATCATGAGAATTCCAAAAAGAGGATTTAAAAATCCAAATAAAAAAGAGTATGAGATAGTTAATTTAAAAATACTTGAAGAAAGATTTGAAGCAAATGCAGAAATAACTCCGGAGATCCTGAAAGAAAAAAGAATTATTCACTGTACAGAAGCGGTAAAGATTTTAGGAGATGGAGAACTTACCAAACCGCTGAAAGTAAAGGCTCATAAATTTTCAAAATCTGCTGAAGAAAAAATCAAAGCTGCCGGTGGAAGCTGTGAGATAATTGAATAA
- the rplP gene encoding 50S ribosomal protein L16, with amino-acid sequence MSLLQPKKIKWRRQHRGRMKGKANRRNFVAFGEYGLQALEPCWMTSRQIEAARIAIVREAKKGAKVWIRVFPHKPVTRKPAETRMGKGKGDLDHFVAVVKPGHILFELAGVPEEVAAEAFRKAGHKLPIKTRLVKARS; translated from the coding sequence ATGTCACTTTTACAACCTAAAAAGATAAAATGGAGAAGACAACATAGAGGAAGAATGAAAGGCAAGGCAAACAGAAGAAATTTTGTTGCCTTTGGGGAGTACGGTCTTCAGGCACTTGAACCCTGTTGGATGACGTCAAGACAGATAGAAGCAGCACGTATTGCTATTGTAAGGGAAGCAAAAAAAGGAGCAAAGGTATGGATAAGAGTTTTCCCTCATAAGCCGGTTACAAGAAAGCCTGCAGAAACAAGAATGGGAAAAGGAAAAGGTGATCTTGACCACTTTGTTGCTGTTGTTAAGCCGGGACATATACTCTTCGAACTTGCAGGTGTTCCTGAAGAGGTTGCTGCAGAAGCCTTTAGAAAGGCAGGACATAAGCTTCCAATAAAAACAAGACTTGTAAAAGCGAGGTCGTAA